A window of Vigna unguiculata cultivar IT97K-499-35 chromosome 4, ASM411807v1, whole genome shotgun sequence contains these coding sequences:
- the LOC114181270 gene encoding uncharacterized protein LOC114181270 isoform X1: MIHQPQYPPDLFRMYFKTMTLLVLEIIEPCNDGFYPSRVASKAITKTIKQQYFDRWLTWGAMLDEEKEVFFQRFKRKVTWRPEHEEKIRKIFNTKPSHRLSEIFMEARKTGKKPYWMFDRVWNSLLVQWNQPEFRSKSARNQKNRESEKGGCLHTGGSITIHEHALRMEEFQIVFSQARSEAATCGEEEEISLLDPNEEEKLRKNFGYLLLVAKILRDGIWGWKTE, translated from the exons ATGATACACCAACCTCAATACCCACCCGATCTATTCAGAATGTACTTCAAGACGATGACCCTCCTAGTGCTTGAAATTATTGAACCTTGTAATGATGG attttaccCAAGTAGAGTTGCCTCCAAGGCAATCACAAAGACAATTAAGCAACAATATTTTGACCGATGGTTGACTTGGGGTGCAATGTTGGATGAAGAGAAGGAGGTCTTCTTTCAAAGGTTCAAG AGAAAGGTTACTTGGAGACCTGAACATGAGGAGAAGATTAGAAAGATTTTCAACACAAAGCCCTCTCATAGACTTTCTGAAATCTTCATGGAAGCAAGAAAAACTGGGAAAAAACCTTATTGGATGTTTGATAGAGTATGGAACAGTTTGCTTGTTCAGTGGAACCAACCCGAGTTTCGATCAAAGAGTGCTCGTAATCAAAAGAATCGAGAATCTGAGAAGGGTGGATGTTTGCACACAGGTGGCTCAATCACCATCCATGAGCATGCCCTTCGCATG GAGGAATTTCAAATTGTATTTTCCCAAGCAAGATCTGAGGCTGCTACTtgtggtgaagaagaagaaatatctTTATTGGACCCTAATGAGGAAGAGAAGTTAAGGAAAAATTTTGGTTACCTGCTACTGGTGGCAAAAATCCTAAGGGACGGTATATGGGGTTGGAAAACTGAATGA
- the LOC114181270 gene encoding uncharacterized protein LOC114181270 isoform X2 has translation MLDEEKEVFFQRFKRKVTWRPEHEEKIRKIFNTKPSHRLSEIFMEARKTGKKPYWMFDRVWNSLLVQWNQPEFRSKSARNQKNRESEKGGCLHTGGSITIHEHALRMEEFQIVFSQARSEAATCGEEEEISLLDPNEEEKLRKNFGYLLLVAKILRDGIWGWKTE, from the exons ATGTTGGATGAAGAGAAGGAGGTCTTCTTTCAAAGGTTCAAG AGAAAGGTTACTTGGAGACCTGAACATGAGGAGAAGATTAGAAAGATTTTCAACACAAAGCCCTCTCATAGACTTTCTGAAATCTTCATGGAAGCAAGAAAAACTGGGAAAAAACCTTATTGGATGTTTGATAGAGTATGGAACAGTTTGCTTGTTCAGTGGAACCAACCCGAGTTTCGATCAAAGAGTGCTCGTAATCAAAAGAATCGAGAATCTGAGAAGGGTGGATGTTTGCACACAGGTGGCTCAATCACCATCCATGAGCATGCCCTTCGCATG GAGGAATTTCAAATTGTATTTTCCCAAGCAAGATCTGAGGCTGCTACTtgtggtgaagaagaagaaatatctTTATTGGACCCTAATGAGGAAGAGAAGTTAAGGAAAAATTTTGGTTACCTGCTACTGGTGGCAAAAATCCTAAGGGACGGTATATGGGGTTGGAAAACTGAATGA